A stretch of DNA from Glycine max cultivar Williams 82 chromosome 18, Glycine_max_v4.0, whole genome shotgun sequence:
TGCATTTCTCCTTCTTTGCCTGGCCTTGAAGAGTGTTgtgattttgaatcattttgtgaaGGCATTGATGCTTCATTGTTTGATAAAGATGAGCTATTGCTTACTTGAACGTTTCCTTCATCTTGTGATGATGGGTCAACTCCTACcgtttcattattttcttctattccATGTTCTTGCAATTTAGAAGAGCTACTATATGAGTTAGGTGTATTAAGTTCATGTTGTTGTTGAGACTTCACATTTGATGGTGTTTCAAattctgatttttcttttagaaaatccTCAGCTCGAGTAAGCATGATTTTCCAATTTTCACTATCTAAAACATCTGGAGGCAACTTCTCAATCATTTCCTTCATCTggatatataaaacaaaagataaGTCAACTAAGTTAAGATTATGTACTAGAAATCTTAATTAATTGGCTCAttgatctttattatttttacttcccCTTGATTAATGTCCCCCACCCCCACCCCATTAAATTACACGATAAAGAGTGAAAATCTAAAGAACAATAAAAGTTTGTTTGTCGAATTACTCCTATAAGAATTTAGGTACATGATTTTAGATCTTATAGCACAAGCAAATAAACACATGTAAGGTATATAATTAGTGCTACCAAGTATATgcttattaaaaaagtaaatatctATTAATGCAactcaaattttatattgttattaattatttttcgaTCAACACTGACAATCATGCATATTGCACTAGTTGATAAGAAAattgtaatttgtattttaactaatagtttatatattttattatatcttttagccttaaatatgttttagaattctaataaattagtaaattttattttgggttactaataaattttttctgatccttcttattttatttttgtccttctaatatatctattttttatttgattcctaataaattataaattaatgaattttattttgaatccctatcatattttttaaagagactaatataaaatgaagaaaattttataaggaCCAAATTAGAGggactaaacaaaataacaagaaccaaaaataaattttttattttattaaaaactcaaagaatttgttaatttatgatggacctaaaaatatttaagcatatcttttattatatatttcacaatacatattctaatatcgactcttttcctctctttttcttaCTTACTCTATTATCATTCTTTTGGATATGCATTTTCAAAAGCTATTAAAATCATctccatatatttatttttcacatggAACTATTAATggaaaagaatattataaatcaattaacacattatttgtgattttgattttctcGAAAATTAGATAACATAAAGGATTCTGTTTATTTAAAGAaggaaatcaagaaaaaaaatttattgtcataGGTTGCTTAACATAATTCCCACCTAAATGATTATAGATTCCCATGtccatttatttataatgatttaATAACTATGAATACGGACTCTAACACATATATCCAACACCATACAAACACAAACCCTCCAACATAACTAATgcctaaatataaaatatgaggaCACCACTTACacataaaaaattctaataaaatgaataacatataataaaatatataaatattgatgatatatttatctttttaaatcaatcttttatatttttttatgataacaaaaaagatgagataaattatttttgttaatattttatattatttttagctGACTTTTCTAGAAGCTAaatattgaatatatattttaataatattaacttgTATCCATTCATACGGAAGTGTCATTTGAGTGTTTTAGTTGCGTAAAAGTATCACTTAAGTGttcaatccaaaaaaataattttttttaatttgacaactaataagaaatatttataatgttgGTGTAAAAAACGTGTCCAACAtttcaaacaatatttttatttcatataaaattaaaacaatgaaaatatattttaatacgtTAACAAGTTCAAATATTAACcttgaaatatataaaacaaaaatacctGATCCACCGTAGACTCAAAAAATTCTTTCATGGCTTTATGCTTAGAGGATTCCTCTACAGCAAAGGAGGTAGCTTCGGTGATAGTTTTTTGGAGCTTTTGAATTTCCATGTCATTTCTTAGCTTCGAACTTCGAATCTATATGAAAAGAACACCCATAAACTTATAAGCGATGACATATATATGATGTTTAATTATTCATCAATAACACACATTAATGAAACTGTAGTAAATTTACCTGATTTTGCATTTTTGAAACTTCTTGATTCAAAAGTTCATTTGTCTTCCTCAAACTATCAACAAGACTTCTAGAAAATCCTGAAGCTCTAGAACGTGGAGGGCTTGCCCTTCTTGAATAAGGAGATGCTGGTCTTTGGTTGACAGGTGGAGTTGGTGTTGGACTAGGAGCTATAGCAGACTTCAAAACATTTTGAGTTGAACTTATTGAGTTACCAAATGCAATATCATTCAATTGCAAAAGTGATGGAACTTGGGAAGTTGGAGACATGGAAGAATAATCATGTTTGTTTCCCATCTTATTAGCCATTATCTGATGAAATTTCATTGGTTCTGTGATAGGAGGCAAAATAAGTCTTGAAGACTTTACTTCTCCTTGACCAAATCTTTCCCTACCATCTATGGAATAGCGAGGTGTTGTGGTCATTTTCCTATGAAGATTAGAACTAGCACATGCCTCAACAGCTTTAAGCTTATTATAACAAGAGTCACACACGCGATGAGGTTTTCCCGGTGTTGGAGCCAATGATGCTTTCAATACCTTTTTTGAACTACAACCATGGCAATGCACTAATCCACAATTGTAGCAATTATGCCTCTTTCTAGTGAAACCAAATGGTTGTCTACAACCAGTGCAAACAGATTGGTCAACTCCAGAGACCCATTTATGAATGCATATGCAAGATGTAAAGTTTGAGCCACAAGAGATATTCTTTACATGCCTATCTCTTAAGGATTCTACTAATGTTGGGGATTTTCTATCCTCTATGTCTCCATGTCCCAATCTCCCATTGGCACCTTTCCCCCATGTATATAGTTCACTTCTTGATGTCAAGGCAGCAACATGATGAGAACCACATGCTATTTCCTCAACAAATTCACCCACCAACTTGTCTTGCACTAGGATAGGTACTTTTTCATCAGCCAAACGGTTTCCTAGTTGACCATTTTCATTGCTTCCCATAGTAAAGACGTGACCAGATGTAGTGAGGGCAACAGTCATGGTGTGTCCACATGCTATCTGGtggaaattatatttaataagtgCAGAGACACAAGTTGGTTGAAGGTATGTTCCCTTGTTCCCATGTCCTAAACGATATTTGTCGCCATCTCCCCAAGTGAAAAGCTTCCTGGATGAAACGTTTGAATTGGATTGAAAAGTAACCTCTACAATGGCTGCCGTGTGCCACACTCCACATGCAACCTTAATGGTTTTCGATCCATTTAAAAATTTCACCTCCTTTGGATATGGAATACTTTCTCTGTTTCCATGGCCTAAAACTCCAAATGTTCCATCACCGAAGGTAAAAAGTTTTCCATTAGAAGTTGCTAGTGCTGAATGCCATGTGCCACATGCAATGGATATAACTTGAAGCCCTTCTAAAGGACCGGTACTAATTCTTTTTGGTATCCAATGGCTAACATCAGTTCCATGACCAAGAAGTCCAACATTGTATGTACCATCACCCCATGAGAAAATATCATCATATGTAGAAACAGCACATGTATGATTCTCTCCACATGCAACAAAATCCATACTAGTAACTGCCAAAAACTCAACAAGTTGAGGGCGACCGAAATCTCTATCAATTCCATGGCCAAGTCTTCCCCCACATTCTTCTCCCCAAGTAAAAACCTCCCCTTGCCTTGTTACCAAAGCAATGTGCCTCACACCAGATGCAATCTGTTGAACATCAAGAACAACACTTGACTCCAATGGCTTAGGAATCAACACATCTGTTGTGGAAGGGGCTTGTGTGGAAAATCCATCAGGTGAAACCCCACTTGCCCAAACCTCTCCCCATATATAAACATCACCAAGTGATTCTATGTCATCTGGTCCTGACCCTGTACTCAAAACACTCGGTGTACTCGACACGCTGACACGAAAACCATCTCCAATGCTTGTTCTTGGTTGCATATTATTAGCACGTCGCTCTAACCCCACATCTGTGGTTGCCAAATTCAATGAAGGCTCACGAGAAGCAAAATCAAAAGAGACCTTCTTGTTATGAGAAATGCTTATAGCAAATTCTAGTGCTGCACCAAAAGGACCACCGTTTGGAATAAAATCAGCACCATcctgaaatttgaaaaataaccaAGTTATTAACGTGCTCATGGAATACATTACTGCTAATACTGCATGAAACAACCTATATTTGTGattcatatattttgtgaattagaaaaaaaaattaatctctagTTGCAATAAGGTAAATgttaatccttggaaattttgGAAAAACAAGCATAAACTATATGGATTCGCATACATAGTGAGtaattaaggataaaatgatCATTCAATGGATTCATGCTAAAACTCACATTAAATAATTCACTTCCAATGCGCCTAAGCTTTCCAGTAGAAATTAATGTCTTAAGGCCTGTAAACCATACCTCTGCCTCATCTTGGTCCTTGCATATCTATATATAAgaacaatataattataactttAATCAAAATTTGTGTCAAATTGAGAAATTGGAATGAAATACTAATTAGTGTATTTTCTAACCAAATCAAGTGTTCGCTCCCCGTTATTATAAACAAGTGAAAATGATAGATAATCTTTTTCTGGCTGTAAATATCTTCGAAAGACAACCTACAAAGAAATTGtctataaaatataagttacctttaaaaagattgttaatatatatgaacataaatATCACCtagaataaaatatgtatttaactTACAGTTCTTTGTCCAGGTATAATACGTGAAACTGAAgataatttcaaattcctttCCTTCTTGTGAGAAATCCAAATTAGTGTTGTTTCATCCTGTTAATTCCactaaatatgaaattatttagaGATATCAAAATCATCATACACATGTCTACTCTAGAAATTAGAGTAAGCATGTTTAGTACTGGAACTTCATTTAAGTTAACAGTAAAATCTCACCAGAGAAAGTCTGAATGGGCAAACTTTTGGCTTGGTTTTTCGACTGTATTTTATTAACTGAGTC
This window harbors:
- the LOC100779684 gene encoding PH, RCC1 and FYVE domains-containing protein 1, translating into MADPASYGSLERDIEQALIAIKKGTQLIKYSRKTKPKVCPFRLSLDETTLIWISHKKERNLKLSSVSRIIPGQRTVVFRRYLQPEKDYLSFSLVYNNGERTLDLICKDQDEAEVWFTGLKTLISTGKLRRIGSELFNDGADFIPNGGPFGAALEFAISISHNKKVSFDFASREPSLNLATTDVGLERRANNMQPRTSIGDGFRVSVSSTPSVLSTGSGPDDIESLGDVYIWGEVWASGVSPDGFSTQAPSTTDVLIPKPLESSVVLDVQQIASGVRHIALVTRQGEVFTWGEECGGRLGHGIDRDFGRPQLVEFLAVTSMDFVACGENHTCAVSTYDDIFSWGDGTYNVGLLGHGTDVSHWIPKRISTGPLEGLQVISIACGTWHSALATSNGKLFTFGDGTFGVLGHGNRESIPYPKEVKFLNGSKTIKVACGVWHTAAIVEVTFQSNSNVSSRKLFTWGDGDKYRLGHGNKGTYLQPTCVSALIKYNFHQIACGHTMTVALTTSGHVFTMGSNENGQLGNRLADEKVPILVQDKLVGEFVEEIACGSHHVAALTSRSELYTWGKGANGRLGHGDIEDRKSPTLVESLRDRHVKNISCGSNFTSCICIHKWVSGVDQSVCTGCRQPFGFTRKRHNCYNCGLVHCHGCSSKKVLKASLAPTPGKPHRVCDSCYNKLKAVEACASSNLHRKMTTTPRYSIDGRERFGQGEVKSSRLILPPITEPMKFHQIMANKMGNKHDYSSMSPTSQVPSLLQLNDIAFGNSISSTQNVLKSAIAPSPTPTPPVNQRPASPYSRRASPPRSRASGFSRSLVDSLRKTNELLNQEVSKMQNQIRSSKLRNDMEIQKLQKTITEATSFAVEESSKHKAMKEFFESTVDQMKEMIEKLPPDVLDSENWKIMLTRAEDFLKEKSEFETPSNVKSQQQHELNTPNSYSSSSKLQEHGIEENNETVGVDPSSQDEGNVQVSNSSSLSNNEASMPSQNDSKSQHSSRPGKEGEMQVMEQFEPGVHVTLIVKPGGVRIFKRVKFSKRRFHEHQAEEWWSKNKDRVLRKYSTPQATNFEGIRSSNTLPPPPTEENIEAMSS